In the genome of Clostridia bacterium, one region contains:
- a CDS encoding DUF4097 family beta strand repeat-containing protein, with protein sequence MRKKDFLSAVVLCFIFFTSCSSSVVEMGPKKEVAEHIEKTIEIKEHLDLFVDADSSNIEFYTWDKGKVKFEIKNRVRGMGEKKELESKLKNFDINLSQDGNMVVYKARYGKSIKSHGDISSDIRIFIPKNAESVGCKVGTGTIKVLDDLKSSLNIEVDMANIEVRRLEGKLKVKGDMGNLKVENGKIRSDSKVSVNFGNIDIKAEFEERGNYVFETRTGNIDLQLPEESRISFENMGTVEVNDFTDKNYPAKIKTSTDMGRITIKKYKFL encoded by the coding sequence ATGCGTAAAAAGGATTTTTTATCAGCAGTAGTATTATGCTTTATTTTTTTTACTTCATGTTCTTCATCAGTAGTAGAAATGGGGCCTAAAAAGGAAGTGGCTGAACACATTGAAAAAACAATTGAAATAAAGGAGCATCTTGATTTGTTTGTTGATGCAGATTCAAGTAACATAGAATTTTATACGTGGGACAAGGGAAAAGTCAAGTTTGAGATTAAGAACAGAGTAAGGGGAATGGGAGAAAAAAAGGAACTGGAATCAAAACTGAAGAATTTTGATATTAATTTGTCTCAGGATGGTAATATGGTAGTTTATAAAGCAAGGTATGGGAAAAGTATTAAAAGCCATGGGGATATCAGTTCCGACATCAGGATATTTATTCCTAAAAATGCTGAAAGTGTGGGGTGTAAAGTTGGTACAGGTACAATCAAGGTTTTGGATGACTTGAAAAGCAGTCTGAATATTGAAGTAGATATGGCAAACATAGAAGTAAGAAGGCTGGAGGGAAAGCTTAAGGTTAAAGGTGATATGGGTAATCTGAAAGTAGAAAACGGGAAAATAAGAAGTGATTCAAAAGTATCTGTAAATTTCGGAAACATAGATATAAAGGCCGAGTTTGAGGAACGTGGAAATTATGTTTTTGAGACGCGCACAGGCAATATAGATCTTCAGCTGCCTGAAGAATCAAGAATAAGTTTTGAAAATATGGGAACTGTGGAGGTAAATGACTTTACCGATAAAAATTATCCGGCTAAAATAAAAACTAGTACTGATATGGGTAGAATTACAATAAAGAAATACAAATTTTTATGA
- the thpR gene encoding RNA 2',3'-cyclic phosphodiesterase: protein MRMFVGIDFSMRLKDQIAGLQKKLKAHAVAGRWKYIDNFHLTLKFLSEVDNAQVGKINHKIMNICDNTDGFRLNISEAGLFPGKGNIRVLWLGLNGELSKLEKLQSGIDSGLEEIGFEAEKRVYKPHITIGQDIAFKMEFEGIKSIVDKHLFDEIIVDRVHLFKSEQVENKRVYTPISEYLLRET, encoded by the coding sequence ATGAGAATGTTTGTCGGAATAGATTTCAGCATGCGATTAAAGGACCAGATCGCAGGCTTGCAAAAGAAACTGAAAGCACATGCTGTAGCAGGAAGGTGGAAGTATATTGATAATTTCCATCTGACTCTTAAATTTTTGTCAGAAGTTGACAATGCTCAAGTTGGGAAAATAAATCACAAAATTATGAATATATGTGACAACACGGACGGATTCAGACTTAATATATCTGAAGCCGGACTTTTTCCCGGAAAAGGAAATATCAGAGTCTTGTGGCTTGGTTTAAACGGAGAACTGAGCAAGCTTGAAAAACTGCAATCGGGTATAGACAGTGGTTTGGAAGAGATTGGTTTTGAAGCAGAAAAAAGAGTGTATAAGCCTCATATCACAATTGGCCAGGACATAGCTTTCAAAATGGAATTTGAAGGTATAAAAAGTATAGTTGATAAGCATTTATTTGACGAAATAATTGTAGACAGGGTTCACTTATTTAAAAGTGAGCAAGTAGAAAATAAAAGGGTATACACGCCTATATCGGAATATCTGTTAAGGGAAACATAA
- a CDS encoding CapA family protein, with product MKEKVLVIVILIMTVISLSVMVAVGVLYFSQLSDKDGTVETMVQTQGTGSNGQANSKNENTKTQDSKADAKTMEDKSAVENEEYNDEILKITAVGDILLGRSVGLRVIKQPSRYAYPFEKVADFLRRGDIVFGNLEESITSSTKGLTGIKQGGKYVLKNEVEAIEGLKYAGFNLFSLANNHILDYYEKGLYDTIEILNKNGIAYAGAGRNLEEARKLTIIEKKGIKVGLLAYTDMAEITYKGNPPLSFLAKDNKSGVAPTKIEYIREDMAKARGMVDLLIVSLHWGIEYTYEPTKKQVEIAHEIIDQGADILIGHHTHRFQSIEIYKEKPIFYSLGNFIFDQRDPENQQGFLMEMEYKDKKLARLSGIPFKIRDVSQIVPQSGKDAAEIIYREIKLCEKMDTPSHMENDKIIFDIKN from the coding sequence ATGAAGGAAAAAGTTTTAGTTATTGTGATACTAATAATGACAGTAATATCTTTATCAGTTATGGTAGCGGTAGGAGTATTGTATTTCAGCCAACTTTCGGACAAGGATGGCACGGTTGAGACAATGGTGCAAACTCAGGGTACAGGCAGTAACGGACAAGCTAATAGCAAAAATGAAAATACAAAGACCCAGGATAGCAAAGCTGATGCTAAAACCATGGAAGATAAGTCTGCTGTTGAAAATGAAGAATATAATGATGAAATACTAAAGATAACGGCAGTGGGAGACATACTGCTTGGAAGATCGGTTGGATTAAGAGTTATAAAACAGCCAAGCAGATATGCTTATCCTTTTGAAAAGGTTGCAGACTTTCTGCGGAGGGGAGATATAGTATTCGGTAATCTTGAGGAATCTATTACTTCGAGTACCAAAGGCCTTACAGGTATAAAACAAGGCGGAAAATATGTTCTCAAAAATGAAGTTGAAGCTATAGAAGGTTTGAAATATGCAGGTTTTAATCTGTTTAGCCTTGCAAATAATCATATACTGGATTACTATGAAAAAGGACTTTATGATACAATTGAAATACTAAACAAAAATGGAATTGCCTATGCCGGAGCAGGCAGAAATCTGGAAGAGGCAAGAAAACTTACTATTATTGAGAAAAAAGGAATAAAGGTAGGTTTGCTTGCCTATACTGATATGGCAGAGATTACTTACAAGGGTAATCCACCTTTATCATTTCTTGCTAAAGACAACAAATCCGGTGTTGCCCCGACAAAAATTGAATATATAAGGGAAGATATGGCGAAAGCAAGAGGTATGGTTGATTTGCTTATAGTTTCGCTGCATTGGGGAATTGAATATACTTATGAACCTACGAAAAAACAGGTTGAGATTGCTCATGAAATAATAGATCAGGGCGCAGATATACTGATCGGACACCACACTCACAGATTTCAAAGTATAGAAATTTACAAAGAAAAGCCAATATTCTACAGTCTCGGAAATTTCATATTTGATCAGAGAGACCCTGAAAACCAGCAGGGATTTCTGATGGAAATGGAATATAAGGATAAAAAGCTTGCGAGACTATCTGGAATACCCTTTAAAATACGGGATGTATCCCAGATAGTACCTCAGAGTGGTAAAGATGCAGCAGAAATTATATATAGAGAGATCAAGCTGTGCGAAAAAATGGATACACCTTCACATATGGAAAATGATAAAATCATTTTTGACATAAAAAATTAA
- a CDS encoding YgiT-type zinc finger protein: MQLIKCLFCGKPTTLHRINAQKKINNKIVTLSNAPVYYCAPCKETFLSKETQDVFNYIRDMGLENKSILFNFDDLSKKV; encoded by the coding sequence ATGCAGCTCATTAAGTGCCTTTTTTGCGGCAAGCCTACAACTCTTCACAGAATCAATGCTCAGAAGAAAATCAACAATAAAATAGTAACCTTATCAAATGCTCCCGTATACTATTGCGCCCCTTGTAAAGAAACATTTCTTTCAAAAGAGACACAGGATGTATTTAACTATATTAGAGATATGGGATTGGAAAATAAAAGTATACTTTTCAACTTTGACGATCTGTCTAAAAAAGTATAG
- a CDS encoding LacI family DNA-binding transcriptional regulator: MATIQDVAKMAGVSVATVSRVLNNSPSVVESTKEAVMDAIKRLNYQPNMLGRNLRRSETKMILVLLPNISNPFYSRIVKGIEDVGHKNGYNVMLCNTDSDAEREKIYIEMLKKKLSDGVIFMAPELNKEELSDIGRGYPVVQCCEYKEGADVSHVSIDNVEASYKAMKHLIGLGHRRIGMISCKNNFLSTKQREEGYKKALSEAGIDYDPELVQYGDYSFKSGLRTAKQMLSIKNKPTAIFSISDIMAIGVLRAVKDSGLRVPEDVAVVGFDNISFASMCDPRLTTVAQPKYDLGCTAMDLLIRQIKGEVKEPRDVFMEHELIIRESSIK, from the coding sequence ATGGCAACAATACAGGATGTGGCAAAAATGGCTGGGGTATCAGTTGCGACAGTATCCAGAGTACTTAACAACAGTCCGTCTGTTGTTGAATCTACAAAAGAGGCCGTTATGGATGCAATAAAAAGGCTGAACTATCAGCCTAATATGCTTGGAAGAAATCTGAGGCGTTCTGAAACAAAGATGATATTGGTCCTGCTCCCGAACATATCAAATCCTTTTTACTCAAGAATAGTTAAGGGAATAGAGGACGTGGGACATAAGAACGGCTATAATGTGATGCTGTGTAATACTGACTCGGATGCAGAGAGAGAAAAAATATATATTGAAATGCTTAAGAAAAAGCTTTCGGATGGAGTGATATTCATGGCTCCGGAACTAAATAAAGAGGAATTATCGGATATAGGCAGAGGTTATCCTGTGGTGCAATGCTGCGAGTACAAAGAAGGAGCGGATGTATCACATGTTTCTATAGACAATGTGGAAGCTTCGTATAAAGCAATGAAGCACTTAATAGGGCTGGGACATAGAAGGATTGGAATGATAAGCTGTAAAAACAACTTTTTATCTACAAAGCAGAGGGAGGAGGGATATAAAAAGGCTTTATCGGAAGCGGGTATTGATTACGATCCGGAGTTGGTTCAATACGGTGATTATAGTTTTAAAAGCGGATTAAGGACTGCAAAGCAGATGCTATCAATAAAAAACAAGCCTACTGCCATATTTTCAATATCGGATATTATGGCAATAGGGGTTTTAAGAGCAGTGAAGGACAGTGGGTTAAGAGTACCGGAGGATGTAGCGGTAGTTGGATTTGATAACATCAGTTTTGCATCAATGTGCGATCCGAGGCTCACAACTGTAGCACAGCCCAAGTATGATCTGGGGTGTACTGCGATGGACCTCCTGATAAGACAAATAAAGGGTGAGGTTAAGGAACCGAGGGATGTATTTATGGAGCATGAACTTATTATTCGAGAATCATCTATTAAATAA
- a CDS encoding Gfo/Idh/MocA family oxidoreductase — MKLINIGIIGCGSISKYRHAPEYAGNTACKIVGYCDEKPERAQELAEKYGGVVYKDYSELISDKNIDAVSVCTSNYWHAPITIAALEAGKHVLCEKPMATTVEDAEKMVVMAERAGKFLMIGHNQRLADAHVRAKEILKTGELGRVLSFSTAFGHGGPEVWSADGLSTWFFKKKDAYVGAMGDLGVHKADLIRWLIDDEIEEVKAFVGTVDKRNEKGSLIEVDDNAVCILKSKKGIIGTLTASWTYYGGEDNSTILHCSNGTMKIYDNPEYPITVTKKSGEKVFYKVGKIQTNESQSKSGIIDMFINCILVNKAPEISGEEGLKALKIIIACMESAERGITVKID; from the coding sequence ATTAAATTGATAAATATTGGAATTATAGGCTGCGGTTCTATTTCAAAATACAGGCATGCACCCGAATATGCAGGTAACACGGCTTGTAAAATAGTTGGCTATTGTGATGAAAAGCCGGAAAGAGCACAGGAACTTGCAGAAAAATATGGCGGAGTTGTTTACAAGGATTATAGCGAATTGATTTCAGATAAGAACATAGATGCAGTAAGTGTATGTACTTCAAACTATTGGCATGCACCGATAACTATAGCAGCTTTGGAAGCAGGAAAGCATGTGCTTTGTGAAAAGCCCATGGCTACAACAGTAGAAGATGCGGAAAAGATGGTTGTTATGGCTGAGAGAGCAGGTAAATTTCTAATGATAGGTCACAACCAAAGACTGGCAGATGCTCATGTGAGAGCGAAGGAAATACTGAAAACCGGGGAACTGGGCAGAGTATTAAGCTTCAGTACAGCCTTCGGGCATGGTGGACCGGAAGTATGGAGTGCGGATGGACTTAGCACATGGTTTTTCAAGAAGAAGGATGCATACGTAGGTGCTATGGGAGATTTGGGAGTACATAAGGCAGATTTGATCAGATGGCTGATTGACGATGAAATAGAAGAGGTAAAAGCATTTGTCGGCACAGTGGATAAAAGGAATGAAAAAGGTTCATTGATTGAGGTGGATGACAATGCAGTATGTATATTGAAATCAAAGAAAGGAATAATAGGAACTCTGACAGCCAGCTGGACATATTACGGTGGAGAAGACAACAGTACGATCCTGCATTGTTCCAATGGTACTATGAAAATATATGATAATCCAGAATATCCAATAACAGTTACTAAAAAGAGCGGGGAAAAAGTGTTTTATAAGGTTGGTAAGATACAGACGAATGAATCGCAATCCAAATCCGGTATAATAGATATGTTTATTAACTGCATTCTCGTCAATAAAGCGCCTGAGATATCCGGGGAAGAAGGTCTGAAGGCATTAAAAATTATTATTGCCTGTATGGAATCAGCAGAAAGAGGGATTACAGTCAAAATAGACTAG
- a CDS encoding Gfo/Idh/MocA family oxidoreductase has product MTDKIRYGCVGAGGIAEYKHLNGYSKIDCVEISAICDNNTEAAKRLAEKYNIPNVFSDYKEMLHKTELDFISVCTPNFLHEPVTVEALKKGVHVHCEKPVALNSQEVQEMIKIKNLSGKKLMVALNNRFTNESYFVKKYIEEGYLGEIYHAKCGWRRKRGIPGKGGWFTNKELSGGGPLIDLGVHFLDLVMYFMGYPEASTVTGVTYSKFAENNSRNSWNYGKNNTGIYDVEDFAAGFIRLKNEATIDFEFNWASNIEKEYNYYELLGTKGGISFADGKLKLFSEVLDTCVSICPDTNYPSMAVNEFEHFIDCIRSDNEPVSTPEESLMLMKIIDGIYSSAEIKREIIL; this is encoded by the coding sequence ATGACTGATAAGATTAGATATGGCTGTGTAGGAGCAGGTGGAATTGCTGAGTATAAGCATCTGAACGGGTATTCAAAGATAGATTGTGTAGAAATATCGGCTATTTGTGATAATAACACTGAGGCTGCAAAAAGGCTTGCGGAGAAATACAATATACCGAATGTTTTTTCTGACTATAAAGAGATGTTGCATAAGACAGAACTTGATTTTATAAGTGTCTGTACGCCGAATTTCCTTCATGAACCTGTAACGGTAGAAGCTCTGAAAAAAGGTGTTCATGTACACTGTGAAAAGCCTGTTGCATTGAATTCACAAGAAGTCCAGGAAATGATAAAGATAAAAAACCTTTCCGGGAAAAAACTTATGGTTGCATTGAACAACAGATTTACCAATGAATCATACTTTGTAAAGAAGTACATAGAAGAAGGTTATTTAGGAGAAATATATCATGCAAAATGCGGCTGGAGAAGGAAGCGTGGAATTCCGGGCAAAGGTGGGTGGTTTACAAACAAGGAGCTTTCAGGTGGTGGACCTCTTATAGATCTTGGTGTGCATTTTCTGGATCTGGTTATGTACTTCATGGGATATCCAGAGGCATCCACTGTAACAGGTGTAACATACTCCAAGTTTGCAGAAAACAACTCCAGGAACAGCTGGAACTACGGGAAGAACAATACCGGTATATATGATGTGGAAGATTTTGCAGCGGGGTTTATCAGACTGAAAAATGAAGCTACTATAGACTTTGAATTCAATTGGGCATCAAATATTGAAAAGGAATACAACTATTATGAATTACTTGGAACCAAAGGTGGAATATCTTTTGCAGACGGTAAGCTTAAGTTATTTTCTGAAGTTCTGGATACATGTGTAAGCATATGCCCGGATACAAACTATCCTTCAATGGCAGTAAATGAATTCGAGCATTTCATAGATTGTATAAGAAGTGATAATGAGCCTGTGTCAACTCCTGAAGAATCTTTAATGCTTATGAAGATAATAGATGGGATATATAGTTCGGCGGAAATAAAAAGGGAGATCATTTTGTAA
- a CDS encoding sugar phosphate isomerase/epimerase produces the protein MYLGFLTVSLGDMPFKEKAEWAGKNGFKALEIACWPKSNSRDYSSSDIDVANLTQQEADEIKKFMKEYGLTISSLAYYDNNLHNDPDKRARINFHVKKCIDAAVMLDTKLVGTFAGRNPEKGIEENFNEFEKVFGELVSYAESKGIKLMIENCPMEGWQVPGIPGTISFSPELWEEMFRRVPNKNFGLNLDPSHLLFQFIDYTAVIPVFKDRIFHAHAKDTEIFEEKLKWYGAFNRQLGGGHGAGYWRYRMPGLGQVDWGKFIRVLKENGYDGVLSTEHEDPVYEGSREKVKEGLLLGKKHLEQFV, from the coding sequence ATGTACCTAGGTTTTTTGACTGTAAGTCTGGGAGATATGCCGTTTAAGGAAAAAGCGGAGTGGGCCGGTAAAAACGGGTTTAAAGCTTTGGAAATAGCCTGCTGGCCAAAATCAAACTCAAGAGATTATTCATCGAGTGATATTGATGTGGCTAATTTGACTCAACAAGAGGCAGATGAGATAAAAAAATTTATGAAGGAATATGGCTTGACAATTTCTTCTCTTGCATACTATGATAATAATCTTCACAATGATCCGGATAAAAGGGCAAGAATAAACTTTCATGTAAAGAAATGCATAGATGCTGCTGTGATGCTGGATACTAAGCTTGTTGGCACATTTGCAGGCCGTAATCCGGAAAAGGGTATTGAAGAAAACTTTAACGAGTTTGAAAAAGTTTTCGGAGAATTGGTATCCTATGCTGAAAGTAAAGGAATAAAGCTGATGATAGAGAACTGTCCCATGGAAGGCTGGCAAGTACCCGGAATTCCCGGCACAATATCATTTAGCCCTGAACTTTGGGAAGAAATGTTCAGAAGGGTACCAAACAAAAACTTCGGATTGAATCTTGATCCTTCCCACTTATTGTTTCAGTTTATAGACTATACGGCAGTTATCCCTGTATTTAAAGACAGGATTTTCCATGCACATGCAAAGGATACAGAGATATTTGAAGAAAAACTGAAATGGTATGGTGCTTTTAACAGACAGCTTGGGGGCGGACACGGAGCAGGTTATTGGCGTTACCGTATGCCCGGGCTGGGTCAGGTCGATTGGGGAAAATTCATTAGGGTATTGAAAGAAAACGGTTATGATGGAGTATTAAGTACTGAACATGAAGATCCAGTATATGAGGGCAGCAGGGAAAAGGTAAAAGAGGGCTTACTCCTGGGGAAAAAACATCTGGAGCAATTTGTTTGA
- a CDS encoding DUF3810 domain-containing protein: MNKRYYIKRLLIILLFPLGLVLFYTTPQFPLFIEKAYSKGLFKILSQILSTITGVLPFSMAEIGLYLFSLLALFCIGYVFFRLVTQKRDKHLILVRFSLTLAAVLSIAYFFFMLLWGFNYNRLPFSQIAGLNIQPSSVKDLYEVCEKLINQANDLRSLVDENQNGVMYIKNGYREAFKRADKGFHKASELYPELGGNYGKPKGVLLSKYMSYTGISGVYCPYTAEANVDIDMPDILILSTACHEMAHQRGFAREDEANYISYLTCKMHPDNDYKYSGTILALIHSMNALYKYDKESFSQLHKKYSPGIVRDFYDNSQYWKRFEGPVERATDSLNNAYLKANRQKDGVQSYGRMVDLLIAEHKMQKNK; encoded by the coding sequence ATGAATAAAAGATACTACATTAAGAGACTGTTAATAATTTTATTATTCCCTTTAGGATTGGTTTTGTTTTACACAACACCCCAATTTCCCCTTTTTATAGAAAAGGCTTACTCAAAAGGCCTGTTCAAGATATTGTCCCAGATTCTCAGCACCATTACAGGGGTCTTACCCTTTTCGATGGCAGAGATAGGACTATACTTATTTTCACTTCTGGCGCTTTTTTGTATAGGTTATGTATTTTTCAGACTTGTAACACAGAAAAGGGACAAGCACCTGATCCTGGTGAGGTTTTCTCTAACTCTGGCAGCCGTATTAAGCATTGCATATTTCTTCTTTATGCTTTTATGGGGATTCAACTATAACCGTTTGCCTTTTTCTCAAATTGCAGGTCTAAATATACAACCCTCTTCAGTAAAAGATCTGTATGAAGTATGTGAAAAGCTGATAAACCAAGCTAATGATCTGCGTAGTCTGGTTGATGAAAACCAAAATGGAGTTATGTATATTAAAAATGGTTACAGAGAGGCTTTCAAGCGTGCGGACAAAGGTTTTCACAAAGCCTCGGAACTCTACCCCGAGCTGGGAGGAAACTATGGCAAACCTAAAGGCGTACTGCTGTCAAAATACATGTCATACACAGGAATTTCAGGCGTTTATTGTCCGTACACAGCAGAAGCCAATGTTGATATAGATATGCCCGATATACTTATTCTTAGTACAGCCTGTCATGAAATGGCGCATCAGCGCGGTTTTGCAAGAGAAGATGAAGCAAATTACATCTCATATCTTACTTGTAAAATGCATCCCGATAATGACTATAAATATTCTGGAACAATACTGGCACTTATACATTCAATGAATGCCTTATACAAATATGACAAGGAGAGTTTTTCCCAGCTGCATAAGAAATATTCTCCGGGCATCGTAAGGGATTTTTATGACAACAGTCAATACTGGAAGCGTTTTGAGGGGCCGGTCGAGCGTGCTACTGACTCCCTGAACAATGCATATCTGAAAGCAAACAGGCAAAAGGACGGTGTACAAAGCTACGGCAGAATGGTTGACCTACTTATTGCAGAACATAAAATGCAAAAGAATAAATAA
- a CDS encoding HAMP domain-containing histidine kinase — MKETIKTVKARIISFVGTGSNKHVPLRIALIYSIVGGAWVLFSDKLIAGDAADVSTILKLQTFKGWFYVAGTAIMVFFLVKKGTLAIQQSNKDNERLLKEAIEYDRLKTELFTNISHEFRTPLNVILGTIQLLEAYEKKCTVNTECQIKREKHLKAIRQNSYRLLRLINNLIDITKIDSGYMNIKMENKNIVDIVESVSMSVEEYIRNKSIKFTFDTEVEDKVIACDVEKIERIVLNLLSNAVKNTRPGGEIWVKISDKGKFVLLSIKDSGIGIPEEKKKIIFERFRQVNSSLTRENEGSGIGLSIVESLVKMHGGRIWVESETGKGSEFLIELPVILVDNSNDENNESALGMEKVKIEFSDIYLNE, encoded by the coding sequence ATGAAAGAAACTATAAAAACTGTTAAAGCCAGGATCATTTCATTTGTTGGAACAGGGAGCAACAAACACGTACCATTGAGAATTGCTTTGATTTATTCTATTGTAGGAGGTGCATGGGTGCTGTTTTCCGATAAGCTTATAGCAGGGGATGCAGCAGATGTATCAACAATACTAAAGTTACAAACCTTTAAAGGATGGTTCTATGTGGCAGGGACTGCTATTATGGTGTTTTTTCTTGTTAAGAAAGGAACTCTGGCAATTCAACAATCCAACAAGGATAATGAAAGACTCCTTAAGGAAGCTATAGAATATGATAGATTGAAAACAGAGCTTTTTACTAACATTTCCCATGAGTTTAGAACTCCACTGAATGTTATTCTGGGCACGATTCAGCTGCTTGAGGCTTATGAGAAGAAATGCACGGTTAATACGGAATGCCAGATAAAGAGGGAAAAGCATTTGAAAGCAATAAGACAGAATAGTTATAGGCTCCTAAGGCTGATAAACAATCTTATAGATATTACAAAAATTGATTCCGGATATATGAATATTAAAATGGAAAACAAAAATATTGTAGATATTGTAGAGAGTGTATCTATGTCTGTGGAAGAATACATAAGAAATAAATCCATAAAATTTACTTTTGATACTGAAGTAGAAGATAAAGTTATTGCCTGTGATGTAGAAAAGATAGAACGTATAGTGTTGAATCTCCTCTCAAATGCAGTAAAAAATACAAGGCCCGGTGGGGAAATATGGGTTAAGATTTCTGATAAGGGTAAGTTTGTATTGCTCTCCATTAAGGATTCGGGTATTGGAATACCTGAAGAGAAGAAAAAAATCATCTTTGAGCGATTCAGACAGGTAAATTCATCTTTAACAAGAGAGAATGAAGGAAGCGGAATAGGCTTATCAATAGTAGAATCACTTGTTAAAATGCATGGGGGGAGAATCTGGGTGGAAAGTGAGACTGGAAAAGGGAGTGAATTTCTTATAGAACTCCCTGTTATATTGGTAGATAATTCAAATGATGAGAATAATGAATCTGCACTGGGGATGGAAAAGGTAAAGATTGAGTTTTCCGACATATATTTGAATGAATAA
- the grpE gene encoding nucleotide exchange factor GrpE, which produces MILKSITSLFESKGKKEIENTVHRIEKLAYKLNGLKAPSEGENNEIGKILGTSYELLERLEKRLILENKREHRDYKMNSGYATAKVSLSGSARVNSEELSKSKVEAVLSENTAQISGVFFRLIDLRDKVLLMKSEFGDNKGEKVEMLYTELGNILKKEGLHEIELSGRFNKDRQRIIKIIKTGNEEKNNTIHGTVRPGYTYNNILIRPQEVIVYEYDKESPSEEDTNGNK; this is translated from the coding sequence ATGATACTCAAGTCTATAACCTCGCTGTTTGAAAGTAAAGGTAAAAAAGAAATTGAAAATACGGTTCATAGAATTGAGAAGCTAGCCTACAAACTGAACGGACTAAAAGCTCCTAGCGAGGGAGAAAACAATGAGATAGGAAAGATTCTTGGTACATCCTATGAACTTTTAGAGAGATTAGAAAAAAGATTGATTCTGGAAAACAAAAGAGAACACAGGGATTATAAGATGAATTCAGGATACGCAACTGCTAAGGTCAGTTTGTCAGGAAGTGCACGGGTCAATTCAGAAGAATTGAGCAAGTCAAAGGTTGAAGCTGTATTAAGCGAAAATACGGCACAAATATCCGGAGTTTTTTTCAGACTGATAGATCTAAGGGACAAGGTATTACTTATGAAATCAGAGTTTGGAGATAACAAGGGTGAAAAAGTTGAAATGCTGTACACTGAATTGGGGAATATCCTTAAGAAGGAAGGATTACACGAAATAGAGTTATCGGGCAGGTTTAATAAGGATAGACAAAGAATAATCAAAATAATAAAAACCGGAAATGAGGAAAAAAATAACACTATTCACGGTACTGTAAGGCCTGGATATACTTATAATAACATATTGATACGGCCTCAGGAGGTGATAGTATATGAATATGACAAGGAGTCTCCTTCGGAAGAAGATACAAACGGTAATAAATAA
- a CDS encoding H-type small acid-soluble spore protein, translating to MDSIRARQIINSNGVIEVKHKNSSVWLENIRGENAEVTYLESKKRAEVPLNQLSED from the coding sequence ATGGATAGTATCAGGGCAAGGCAGATCATTAATTCTAATGGAGTAATAGAAGTAAAGCACAAAAATTCTTCAGTATGGTTGGAAAATATCAGGGGAGAAAATGCAGAAGTTACTTACCTTGAGAGCAAAAAGAGGGCGGAAGTGCCGCTAAATCAACTTAGTGAAGACTAG
- a CDS encoding cytochrome b/b6 domain-containing protein translates to MEKIRFDFIIHWLWTVAFALLTLSGLAMVGAKYGWLLNYDIVSADYVHRLSAAVYVLLTFVSVAYEVIRGIRNEDKKLAWFMIGKGGYQLFTFITTLIFIITGAIIWICMDSNMTAVSFALYIHEKLTYIVVASVIWHIYMKCHALVWPRSKSKPGNNKPGTKKGTEST, encoded by the coding sequence GTGGAAAAGATTAGATTTGATTTTATAATTCACTGGCTCTGGACAGTTGCATTTGCGCTGCTTACATTGAGCGGACTTGCAATGGTTGGAGCAAAGTACGGGTGGCTTCTGAACTATGATATTGTATCTGCCGATTACGTGCATAGGCTTTCAGCAGCTGTATACGTCCTGCTTACATTTGTTTCCGTCGCTTATGAAGTTATAAGAGGAATAAGGAACGAAGATAAAAAGCTTGCTTGGTTTATGATAGGAAAAGGAGGATATCAGCTGTTTACTTTTATAACGACGCTGATATTCATAATAACAGGTGCAATCATATGGATATGCATGGATTCAAATATGACTGCTGTATCCTTTGCTCTATATATACATGAAAAACTGACTTATATAGTAGTTGCCAGTGTAATCTGGCATATTTATATGAAGTGCCACGCACTTGTCTGGCCCCGTTCTAAGTCTAAGCCAGGTAATAATAAGCCCGGTACAAAGAAGGGAACTGAAAGCACATGA